One genomic segment of Alphaproteobacteria bacterium includes these proteins:
- a CDS encoding DUF3035 domain-containing protein, with translation MKNTQTLKSTIASFLLLSPLLLSGCDSFRNTFGLDHYSPDEMSTATPSPGLIIPPGFNERPLLPPPTPGAPNPHVIPESVKAQQTVLGDKTIATSTAPSTSKGEKEIIEKASENQNVTPNIRSLVDEESQTDSTVSGKVIAKIKSWNKEITQNMSLSKSAPEGTTTEKKPLETKTTKNETGSESS, from the coding sequence ATGAAGAATACACAAACATTAAAATCGACAATCGCGAGTTTCCTCCTTCTGTCGCCCCTTCTTTTAAGTGGATGCGATTCATTTCGAAATACATTTGGCCTTGACCATTACAGTCCTGATGAAATGAGTACGGCCACACCGAGCCCTGGTTTGATTATCCCTCCCGGTTTTAATGAACGACCCTTGCTCCCCCCCCCAACGCCCGGGGCTCCAAATCCCCACGTTATTCCAGAGTCCGTAAAAGCCCAGCAAACAGTTTTAGGTGACAAGACCATTGCTACTTCCACCGCTCCTTCCACTTCCAAAGGAGAAAAGGAAATTATAGAAAAGGCTTCAGAAAATCAAAATGTTACGCCAAATATTCGCTCACTTGTCGATGAGGAATCGCAAACAGATTCGACTGTTTCAGGAAAAGTAATAGCGAAAATTAAGTCTTGGAATAAGGAAATTACTCAAAACATGTCCTTATCCAAGTCTGCCCCAGAAGGAACAACGACTGAGAAAAAACCCTTAGAAACTAAAACGACCAAAAACGAAACAGGTAGTGAATCATCATGA
- a CDS encoding insulinase family protein has translation MKGWIILALSLFVNALTPQECHAGIFNPITTTLPNGLQVVLVQNHLAPIVSVNIIYKVGTADDPVGMHGLSHFLEHLMFKGTKDVPGDQFKKIIIANGGMINAFTTPDMTAYTCDIGIEFLDSYLKLEADRMQNLIMEAKEVAAEQKVVLEERLMRLDNIPLGAAYEAMLRATYWYHPYGIPAIGYPQHIEAYTLEAAFEHYKTWYTPNNAILVIAGDITMEALKPMVEKHFGPIPSRPVPPRKRVQEPDHSGIVISLEQENPRVSQISIYWNYAAPTHREPNSKYFYPLIVLSQAMGGNDISRLNRALVEEQKIAVQATCSYESYEHGGLDPQPIELAATLAPGKDLVTLKASLQKLVNEVIETGITEKELADAKRDILAALAFARDGNSSSVQTFTRLGGGFTVEQIEDLPNLINAVTAAQVLEAAKFVFSKNPIVILTVYPPGAKDKEKKSEAECLSTAGERDKKLEKEPANPEKGASQKTSQK, from the coding sequence ATGAAAGGCTGGATTATTTTGGCATTGTCTCTTTTCGTCAACGCCCTTACACCTCAAGAGTGTCATGCAGGCATATTTAATCCCATTACAACAACGCTCCCAAATGGGCTACAAGTTGTCTTAGTGCAAAATCACCTCGCCCCTATTGTTTCCGTTAATATCATTTATAAAGTTGGAACAGCTGATGATCCTGTTGGGATGCATGGTCTCTCTCACTTTCTAGAGCATTTGATGTTTAAAGGAACAAAAGACGTTCCAGGGGACCAATTTAAAAAAATAATTATCGCCAATGGTGGCATGATTAACGCCTTCACAACACCAGACATGACAGCCTATACCTGCGATATTGGCATAGAGTTTTTGGACTCTTACTTAAAACTAGAAGCCGACAGAATGCAAAATTTGATCATGGAAGCTAAGGAAGTTGCCGCAGAGCAAAAGGTTGTTCTCGAAGAGCGCCTCATGCGATTGGACAATATCCCCTTGGGTGCAGCTTACGAGGCTATGTTACGGGCAACCTATTGGTATCATCCTTATGGAATTCCTGCCATCGGTTATCCTCAACATATTGAAGCTTATACTCTGGAAGCTGCTTTTGAGCACTATAAAACATGGTACACACCGAACAATGCTATTTTGGTCATCGCTGGTGATATTACCATGGAAGCTCTAAAACCTATGGTAGAAAAGCATTTTGGGCCCATTCCGTCTCGTCCTGTACCGCCGCGCAAACGTGTCCAAGAGCCTGATCATAGCGGCATTGTTATCAGTCTCGAACAGGAAAATCCCCGCGTGAGCCAAATCAGCATCTACTGGAACTATGCGGCTCCGACCCATCGCGAACCGAATTCAAAATATTTTTATCCTCTAATCGTTCTTTCACAGGCGATGGGGGGTAATGACATCAGTCGACTCAATCGTGCCTTAGTTGAAGAGCAAAAGATTGCAGTCCAAGCAACATGCTCTTACGAATCCTATGAGCATGGGGGGTTGGATCCACAACCCATTGAGCTCGCAGCAACTTTAGCTCCCGGCAAAGATCTTGTGACTCTGAAGGCATCCCTTCAAAAGCTCGTAAATGAAGTCATTGAGACAGGGATTACAGAAAAAGAATTAGCAGATGCAAAACGAGATATTCTCGCCGCCCTCGCTTTTGCTCGTGATGGTAACAGCTCAAGCGTCCAAACCTTCACCCGCCTTGGGGGGGGATTTACCGTAGAGCAAATCGAAGACTTGCCAAATCTCATTAATGCTGTAACAGCGGCACAAGTCCTTGAAGCAGCTAAGTTTGTTTTTTCCAAAAATCCAATTGTCATATTGACAGTCTATCCACCCGGCGCGAAAGACAAAGAAAAGAAATCTGAAGCTGAATGCCTCAGCACAGCCGGTGAAAGAGACAAGAAATTAGAAAAGGAACCTGCCAATCCAGAAAAGGGTGCTTCTCAAAAGACCTCTCAGAAATAA
- a CDS encoding glucose-6-phosphate isomerase, with protein MKSKSDIFTQNLEGLPPISEAPQTLLYLQGLEESLPLFQQIKSDDLLTSLAPIASHFQAFEDILILGTGGSSLGGQTLIALRNPQAKTPRFHFLDNIDPYTFHTLLSKLDITKTGAIAISKSGNTAETITQLLLCIQHWLKSIPEARLTDHFQIITEPVDNGIRRLANAYALPCLDHPTDIGGRFAVFTVVGILPALIAGLDAKALLTGARDVLRAALDVTTINECLPLQGAGLHMTLAKSGITQTVLMPYVDRLNTFTFWFRQLWAESLGKLDTNKERQGITPIQSLGTVDQHSQLQLYLDGPRDKFFTLITLDQHYDSTKINLPPVGHATIDLFQNKTMGDLMLAEQQATIDTLRNNKCPTRVIHLNTLDEKTLGGLMMHYMLETLATAHLMNVNPFDQPAVEEGKILTKAYLENAA; from the coding sequence GTGAAATCTAAAAGTGATATCTTCACCCAGAACTTAGAAGGGCTTCCACCTATTTCGGAAGCTCCTCAAACATTGTTATATTTACAAGGCTTAGAAGAGTCACTCCCCCTTTTTCAGCAGATAAAATCCGATGATCTCTTGACAAGCTTGGCTCCTATAGCTTCCCATTTTCAAGCTTTTGAGGATATCCTGATATTGGGGACTGGCGGCTCTAGCCTTGGAGGGCAAACGCTTATTGCTTTGAGAAACCCCCAAGCGAAAACTCCCCGTTTTCATTTTCTAGACAACATTGATCCCTATACCTTCCATACGCTCCTGTCAAAGCTAGATATAACAAAAACAGGGGCTATTGCGATTTCAAAATCGGGTAATACGGCTGAAACGATTACACAATTACTGCTGTGTATTCAGCATTGGCTTAAATCCATACCTGAAGCTCGATTAACAGACCATTTTCAAATCATTACCGAGCCTGTTGACAATGGCATTCGCCGACTAGCAAACGCCTATGCGCTTCCCTGTTTGGATCACCCAACTGATATTGGGGGTCGGTTTGCTGTATTTACGGTTGTTGGCATCCTCCCCGCTTTGATTGCTGGACTTGATGCCAAAGCCCTCCTCACAGGAGCTCGAGACGTTCTCCGCGCAGCACTGGATGTAACAACTATCAATGAGTGTCTGCCTCTTCAAGGTGCTGGCCTTCACATGACTTTGGCAAAATCAGGGATAACTCAAACGGTCCTGATGCCTTATGTTGACCGCCTCAACACCTTTACCTTTTGGTTTCGTCAACTGTGGGCTGAAAGCCTCGGAAAATTGGACACGAATAAAGAGCGCCAGGGGATAACCCCCATTCAATCTCTTGGAACCGTTGATCAGCATTCTCAACTCCAGCTCTATCTTGACGGTCCTCGGGACAAATTCTTCACCCTTATTACGCTGGATCAACATTATGATTCCACTAAGATTAACTTACCTCCCGTCGGTCATGCCACCATCGATCTGTTTCAAAACAAGACGATGGGGGATCTTATGTTGGCCGAACAACAAGCCACCATTGACACCTTACGAAATAACAAATGCCCAACCCGCGTGATACACTTAAACACTTTGGATGAAAAAACCCTCGGGGGGCTTATGATGCACTATATGCTAGAAACCCTTGCAACGGCTCATCTCATGAATGTGAATCCCTTTGATCAACCTGCTGTTGAGGAAGGGAAAATCTTGACCAAAGCTTACCTGGAAAATGCTGCATGA
- the mutL gene encoding DNA mismatch repair endonuclease MutL, with protein sequence MTVRFLDPTLINQIAAGEVIERPASAIKELVENAIDASATKIDVVVREGGRTLISITDNGQGMSQDDLVLAVERHATSKIPDSDLFNIRTLGFRGEALPSIGAVSRLTITSRTSTDDTAWRLAVEGGTKGEPSPTAFGFGTRVEVRDLFYATPARLKFLKTPTTELSHTVDILNRLALAHPEIQFSLMDGDRQVFSYEATGNRLSSILGKDFCENACPVLMEREGLTLRGHISVPTYNRSNATAQYLFVNGRPVKDKLLSAAVRVAYQDFLASNRHPVLALFLEIDPGEVDINVHPAKAEVRFRDAGLVRGIMISALKNALQGAAHQSSTTIANDAIVSFQQPPSPYPAAASSWSGKSYSGSTNSPAPRFSFPDRHVSQELAETLATYQAPSPADAPPASTPESLREYPLGMARAQIHSTYILAEAEDSLVIVDQHAAHERLVYEKMKIEQAAHGVKRQALLLPEIVDLPEEDLKALLLRAPDLAQLGLIIEAFGVSAVMVREVPALLVRADWKQLIQDLVSEIQEMDTTLSL encoded by the coding sequence ATGACCGTACGCTTTCTCGACCCCACTCTCATTAATCAGATTGCTGCTGGTGAAGTCATAGAGCGCCCAGCATCGGCAATTAAAGAGTTGGTTGAAAATGCGATCGATGCTTCGGCCACAAAGATAGACGTCGTGGTGCGCGAGGGAGGGCGAACCCTTATTTCTATCACGGATAATGGCCAGGGTATGAGTCAAGACGATCTTGTGCTCGCGGTAGAACGCCACGCAACCTCCAAAATTCCCGACAGCGACCTCTTTAATATACGAACCTTAGGATTTCGTGGAGAAGCACTTCCTTCCATCGGTGCTGTTAGTCGTTTGACCATCACCAGCCGTACATCAACCGATGATACGGCTTGGCGCTTAGCCGTCGAGGGCGGCACAAAAGGCGAGCCTAGTCCAACCGCCTTTGGCTTTGGGACGCGGGTTGAGGTGCGGGATCTGTTTTATGCAACACCCGCTCGTCTCAAGTTCCTAAAAACACCCACGACGGAGTTGTCCCATACGGTCGATATTTTGAATCGCTTAGCCCTTGCCCACCCTGAAATTCAGTTCTCGTTAATGGACGGAGATCGACAGGTGTTTTCTTATGAAGCGACTGGCAATCGACTTTCCTCCATTCTAGGCAAAGACTTTTGCGAAAATGCCTGCCCCGTGCTCATGGAACGCGAAGGACTCACCCTAAGAGGACATATCAGTGTCCCCACCTATAACCGTAGCAATGCAACAGCTCAATACCTGTTCGTCAATGGCCGGCCGGTAAAAGACAAACTTCTCTCAGCCGCAGTACGCGTTGCTTACCAAGATTTTCTAGCCAGCAATCGTCACCCGGTTCTGGCTTTGTTCTTGGAAATTGATCCAGGAGAAGTCGATATTAACGTCCATCCTGCCAAAGCTGAGGTGCGCTTCCGAGATGCTGGACTTGTGCGTGGTATAATGATTAGTGCCTTAAAGAATGCTTTGCAAGGCGCCGCTCATCAAAGCTCAACGACCATCGCGAATGATGCCATCGTTTCTTTTCAGCAACCACCAAGTCCTTATCCTGCGGCTGCTTCTTCCTGGAGTGGAAAAAGTTATTCGGGAAGCACAAACTCTCCCGCACCACGCTTTTCTTTCCCAGATCGGCACGTTTCCCAAGAACTGGCCGAAACGCTGGCAACATATCAGGCACCCTCTCCTGCAGACGCACCGCCAGCTTCAACCCCTGAATCTTTGAGGGAATATCCGTTAGGAATGGCGCGCGCTCAAATTCACAGCACCTACATCCTTGCCGAAGCAGAAGATAGCCTTGTGATCGTTGACCAACACGCTGCCCACGAGCGTCTTGTTTATGAGAAAATGAAAATTGAACAAGCTGCCCATGGGGTAAAGCGCCAAGCTTTATTGCTGCCAGAGATTGTGGATTTGCCCGAAGAAGACCTAAAAGCGCTTTTGTTACGCGCCCCTGACCTTGCTCAACTGGGGCTTATC
- the lspA gene encoding signal peptidase II, which yields MGLVLATIVLILDQGSKWIVLNHLMVDPQTIEVTSFFNIILAWNRGISFGLLASSNPYSVWVLATIALAFAAVLTLWIWRAETKLMAMAFGLVLGGAIGNLADRLRFGAVTDFLDFHAYGYHWYTFNIADSAIVGGVTLILFEYARQIWSQHKQ from the coding sequence ATGGGGTTGGTATTAGCAACAATCGTCCTTATTCTTGATCAAGGCTCAAAATGGATTGTCTTAAACCATCTCATGGTGGACCCTCAAACCATAGAAGTCACTTCATTTTTCAATATTATTCTGGCTTGGAATCGGGGTATTAGTTTTGGCTTGTTAGCCAGCAGTAACCCATATAGTGTTTGGGTATTAGCTACCATTGCCCTTGCTTTTGCCGCTGTTTTGACTCTATGGATATGGCGCGCGGAAACGAAATTGATGGCGATGGCCTTTGGTCTTGTTCTCGGGGGAGCTATTGGGAATTTAGCAGATCGCCTTCGTTTTGGAGCCGTCACAGATTTTCTAGACTTTCATGCCTACGGCTATCATTGGTATACATTTAACATTGCTGATTCTGCCATTGTTGGGGGCGTTACTTTAATCCTATTTGAATACGCAAGACAAATTTGGTCACAACATAAACAATAA
- a CDS encoding insulinase family protein, with protein sequence MTTQKFTFDFNSTFKGNRKESALLHRRPLSFGSWPLLMTLALGCAPGYAEQGAKSPPQAAKPQGSHINVQVIKSNKGINAWFVEAHEIPVVSVSIAFKNTGNASDPKGQAGLVQLVSSMLDEGSGDLNSQEFKKLLLQKNIELDISASQDVIRVNFRTVKENVGDAFLVLRTMLSKPRFDPDTLARVKNQILTLLEQSLHDERSVANQKLVSTIYGDHPYGRTTQQIIKEIPNITEAQMRQYMKERLTRDQLLVSAVGDISVDELKKYLDETFGDFPEKAVPSTVKEAPLLNSGKTIVEPLNIPQSLILFSQPGVPRSSPDFYASYVMMKILGDGMLDSRLWNEIREKRGLAYGIDADVKWSQHSTLILGKTATKNQSTKEVIDIIRQVWQDMLKGATQTEVDFVKKRLMGSFALIFSSTKQISNALLTYQLDNLGSNYINERNAILSKLTLEDINRAAKSLLKPENLTFIVVGEPKGLSSLETAKEATKENKVGAKI encoded by the coding sequence ATGACGACTCAAAAATTTACATTTGACTTCAACTCGACTTTTAAAGGTAACCGTAAGGAATCTGCATTGTTACACAGACGCCCCTTATCCTTTGGCTCTTGGCCTCTCTTGATGACTTTGGCTCTTGGTTGCGCCCCTGGATATGCGGAACAAGGCGCGAAAAGCCCCCCCCAGGCCGCAAAACCGCAAGGATCACATATTAATGTCCAAGTGATCAAAAGCAACAAAGGGATTAATGCTTGGTTCGTGGAGGCCCACGAAATCCCAGTCGTTTCCGTATCCATTGCTTTTAAGAACACGGGCAATGCCTCTGATCCCAAAGGACAAGCAGGCCTTGTTCAATTGGTATCCAGTATGCTCGATGAAGGTTCAGGCGATCTGAATAGCCAAGAATTCAAGAAACTCCTGCTTCAAAAAAATATTGAACTCGATATATCTGCATCTCAAGACGTAATCAGAGTCAATTTTCGAACTGTTAAAGAAAATGTGGGTGATGCCTTTCTTGTCTTGAGAACAATGTTAAGTAAGCCTCGTTTTGATCCGGATACACTTGCTCGTGTGAAAAATCAAATTCTAACATTATTGGAACAGTCTCTTCATGATGAACGTTCTGTCGCCAATCAAAAATTGGTTTCCACGATTTATGGAGATCACCCTTATGGAAGAACAACCCAACAAATAATCAAAGAAATACCAAACATAACGGAAGCGCAAATGCGCCAATATATGAAGGAACGCTTAACACGTGACCAACTTTTGGTATCTGCAGTTGGGGATATATCTGTCGATGAATTAAAAAAATATTTAGATGAAACCTTTGGGGATTTCCCCGAAAAGGCTGTCCCATCAACCGTGAAAGAGGCGCCCCTTCTTAATTCAGGAAAAACAATTGTTGAACCATTAAATATTCCGCAGAGCCTTATTCTTTTTTCCCAACCCGGAGTGCCTCGAAGCAGCCCCGATTTTTACGCAAGCTATGTGATGATGAAGATTTTGGGTGATGGAATGCTTGATTCCCGTCTATGGAATGAAATTAGAGAAAAAAGAGGCCTGGCCTATGGTATTGATGCTGATGTGAAATGGTCTCAACACAGCACACTCATTTTAGGAAAGACAGCTACCAAAAATCAAAGCACGAAAGAAGTTATAGATATCATTCGTCAGGTTTGGCAAGACATGCTGAAAGGGGCAACCCAAACTGAGGTCGACTTTGTAAAGAAGCGATTGATGGGAAGCTTTGCTTTGATCTTTAGTTCAACCAAACAAATCTCTAATGCGCTTCTCACATATCAATTGGATAATTTGGGCAGTAACTATATTAATGAGCGGAATGCTATCCTTAGCAAACTTACTCTAGAGGATATTAATAGAGCTGCAAAATCTCTATTGAAACCGGAAAATTTAACCTTCATTGTTGTTGGGGAACCTAAAGGACTCTCCTCCCTGGAAACAGCGAAAGAAGCAACAAAAGAAAATAAAGTAGGAGCAAAAATTTAA